A genomic stretch from Arthrobacter sp. KBS0702 includes:
- a CDS encoding glycerate kinase, with protein sequence MHTTTAPKTVRTLIAPDKFKGSLTAGEVADALAAGLRSAAGAGNGTVLCELLPLADGGDGSVDAAVTSGFTRHRYTVAGPTGQPVHAGIAFDGATAVVEVANTCGLGLLPGGRLEPLDASSRGFGEAVLFALTLKPARIVLALGGSASTDGGMGMLAALGCTFLDAEGRPLYGSGKDLARVHSVHRKPLPELADTELIVASDVTNPLLGAQGAAAVFGPQKGAGPDDIAALEAGLEHFVATMDGAGFPDATALAGHHGAGSAGGIGYASLLLGAQQVSGADYFLDLLDFDTRKDGCDVVITGEGSIDEQTLAGKLPAAVARRSGSRPIIAVAGRSLLPKDRWPELALTRVFTLADYTEQDSSHDPRLSAALLRRIGKDIGTALL encoded by the coding sequence ATGCACACCACCACCGCCCCGAAAACCGTTCGCACCCTCATTGCCCCGGACAAGTTCAAGGGCAGCCTCACCGCCGGCGAGGTTGCGGACGCCCTGGCCGCGGGGCTCCGCTCGGCAGCCGGAGCGGGGAACGGAACGGTACTGTGCGAACTCCTGCCGCTGGCGGACGGAGGTGACGGCAGCGTCGACGCCGCCGTCACCTCCGGCTTCACCCGGCACCGCTACACGGTCGCCGGACCCACAGGCCAGCCCGTTCACGCCGGCATCGCGTTCGACGGCGCCACCGCCGTCGTCGAGGTGGCCAACACGTGCGGCCTCGGACTCCTGCCGGGCGGACGGCTGGAGCCGCTGGACGCCTCCAGCCGCGGCTTCGGCGAAGCGGTCCTCTTCGCCCTCACCCTCAAACCGGCCCGGATTGTCCTCGCCCTGGGCGGCAGCGCCAGCACCGACGGCGGCATGGGCATGCTCGCCGCCCTCGGCTGCACCTTCCTCGACGCCGAAGGCCGGCCACTCTACGGCAGCGGGAAGGACCTGGCCCGGGTCCACTCCGTCCACCGGAAACCGCTCCCCGAGCTGGCCGACACCGAGCTCATCGTGGCCAGCGACGTCACCAACCCGCTGCTGGGCGCCCAGGGTGCGGCGGCCGTATTCGGACCCCAGAAGGGCGCCGGGCCTGACGACATCGCCGCCCTCGAAGCCGGCCTCGAGCACTTCGTGGCCACGATGGACGGGGCGGGATTCCCTGACGCGACGGCGCTGGCCGGCCATCACGGCGCCGGGAGCGCCGGTGGAATCGGCTACGCGTCCCTGTTGCTGGGCGCCCAGCAGGTCTCGGGCGCGGACTACTTCCTCGACCTGTTGGACTTCGACACCCGCAAGGACGGCTGCGACGTCGTCATCACCGGCGAGGGCAGCATCGACGAACAAACCCTGGCCGGGAAACTTCCCGCCGCCGTGGCCCGGCGGTCCGGCTCCCGTCCCATCATCGCCGTCGCCGGCCGGTCCCTGCTGCCGAAAGACCGCTGGCCCGAGCTGGCCCTCACCCGGGTGTTTACCCTCGCCGACTACACCGAGCAGGACTCGTCCCATGACCCCCGGCTCTCCGCGGCACTGCTGCGCAGAATCGGAAAAGA
- the dctA gene encoding C4-dicarboxylate transporter DctA: MEHITTAGAATRAPKTPWYRQLYFWVLTAILIGIIVGWLAPTVGIAMEPIGTTFVNAMRMLIGPIVFLTIVGGIASVADLKKVGMTGLKALTYFQVGTILALIFGLVAINIFRLGDGVNANAGSIKTSDSAAKLIDAGAKQEWWQFLTHIIPNSIIGPFVEGDILQIIFIAVVFGIALNAMGRVGAPVLDGVQRLTGVMFKILGFIMKAAPIGAFGAMAFAVGKYGVSSLTSMGGLIALFYVTSILFVVVVLGSVMAFLKLNIFTMIRHLKEEYLLILGTSTAEPALPGLMRKLEHAGVKKETVGLVVPTGYSFNLDGAAIYLSLAAVYIAQATNTSLSIGQQLGLIAVMLLTSKGAAGVAGGGFIALTATLATIGTIPAAGIMLIFGIDKFMSECRALVNFTGNAVATLFIAWWDRTLDADRARRVFAGELVEPLPQENAVASDEVTDVDDDVTAYDRRPAYSETS, translated from the coding sequence ATGGAACACATCACCACCGCCGGCGCAGCAACGCGGGCACCCAAGACACCCTGGTACCGGCAGTTGTACTTCTGGGTACTGACCGCCATTCTCATCGGCATTATCGTCGGCTGGCTCGCCCCGACCGTCGGGATCGCCATGGAACCCATCGGGACCACCTTCGTCAACGCCATGCGAATGCTCATCGGCCCCATCGTGTTCCTGACCATCGTGGGCGGCATCGCCAGCGTCGCCGACCTCAAGAAAGTGGGGATGACCGGGCTGAAGGCCCTCACCTACTTCCAGGTCGGCACCATCCTCGCCCTGATCTTCGGCCTCGTCGCCATCAACATCTTCCGTCTCGGCGACGGCGTCAATGCCAACGCGGGCTCCATCAAGACCTCGGACTCCGCGGCCAAACTCATCGACGCCGGGGCGAAGCAGGAATGGTGGCAGTTCCTCACCCACATCATTCCCAACAGCATCATCGGACCCTTTGTTGAAGGCGACATCCTCCAGATCATCTTCATCGCCGTCGTCTTCGGCATCGCCCTGAACGCCATGGGCAGGGTCGGTGCGCCCGTCCTGGACGGCGTCCAGCGCCTCACCGGTGTGATGTTCAAGATCCTGGGCTTCATCATGAAAGCCGCCCCCATCGGCGCCTTCGGGGCCATGGCCTTCGCAGTGGGAAAGTACGGGGTCTCCTCACTTACCAGCATGGGCGGCCTGATCGCCCTCTTCTACGTCACCTCCATCCTCTTCGTCGTGGTGGTCCTCGGCTCCGTCATGGCCTTCCTCAAGCTGAACATCTTCACGATGATCCGCCACCTCAAGGAGGAGTACCTGCTCATCCTCGGCACCTCCACCGCCGAACCGGCACTGCCGGGCCTGATGCGCAAACTCGAGCACGCCGGGGTGAAGAAGGAAACCGTCGGGCTGGTCGTCCCCACCGGGTACAGCTTCAACCTCGACGGCGCAGCCATCTACCTTTCGCTGGCCGCCGTCTACATCGCCCAGGCCACCAACACGTCCCTGAGCATCGGCCAGCAGCTTGGCCTCATCGCCGTGATGCTGCTGACTTCCAAGGGCGCTGCCGGCGTCGCGGGCGGCGGCTTCATTGCCCTGACCGCCACGCTGGCCACGATCGGCACCATCCCCGCCGCCGGCATCATGCTCATCTTCGGCATCGACAAGTTCATGTCGGAGTGCCGCGCGCTGGTCAATTTCACCGGCAACGCCGTCGCCACGCTCTTCATCGCCTGGTGGGACCGGACCCTTGACGCAGACCGGGCCCGTCGCGTCTTCGCCGGCGAGCTCGTCGAGCCCCTCCCCCAGGAAAATGCCGTCGCCAGCGACGAGGTCACCGACGTCGACGACGACGTCACCGCCTACGACCGCCGCCCCGCCTACTCGGAAACCAGCTGA